TTCTTTTTCTTTTTTCCAGACATAAATCAGCGTGAACCCATATCCAAAAAATACTATGGTATAAAACACAACTGCAGCAGGTCTAATAAGCCCCTCTCCTTTTAATATGCTTAAATACATTGAACCTACAGTGAGCACAAGAATAAAGAAGAATGTAATTCCAAAAAATTTAACAAACTTGACCAATTTTATCCCTCCAGATGTTTGATAGCTTCAACCTTCATACATTTGTCTACAATCACATTATACCCCTTTTCTGATAATTCCTTTACCACTTCAGGATTGACTGTTCCTGGTTGTAGCCAGAATGTTTTGAAACCTTTTTTCATTGCTTCTTCAGCAACTGGAGGGACATCAACAGGTCTTCTGAAAACATCTACAATATCTATCTCCTCTGGGATATCTGATAAACTTTTATAAACTTTTTCCCCTAAAATTTCCTGTCCTGCATATTTTGGGTTAACGAAGAATAGCTTAAATCCGTATCTTTGGAGAGCCTCTGATACATAATAAGATGGTCTTGATGGGTCTGCAGATATTCCAACCACTGCAACTTTTTTCTGTGTTTCCAGTATTTTCTTAATATCTTCAGGATTTTCTATTACAGGCATTTTTTACCCCTTTGTATTGTTTTAGATAAAATTTATACTAAAGAATTATTTGTAATCTATGAAAGCAGTCATATTTGCACTTTTTGGAAAATAAGTTTACCTTTTTCTTATGGAAAGAAATATTTTGCAGCTTTTTGAACCTTATTCTCTGGAATATGATTTCTCAATTTTCTTATATATTAGTATTGCTATTACAGTGTTATTTTTGGTCTTTTTGATAATCTATAAGTTATTTAACAAACTCAGATGCTTTCCCTATTCCAGAAAGAAGGTAATAATTGATTTTAACAACCCTAAAGAAACGGCATACACAATCACATATATGATTTATAACTACGACACACCATATAATCAGGAGCTTTTAAAAAGGCTTGAACAGTATAAATACAGAAAGGATGTTAAACCTCTTGATGAAGAAACAGTAAAGCTGATTGAAAAATTTTTAGAGTATGTGAAAAATGCCTGAGATTAAATATTTATATTTTGCTGTTTTGGGAATAGCGACATTTTTGTGTGTTGTTATATGTTCTATCTTTTTCAAAAGTTCAAAAGTTGTCCAGTTTCCCCATATAGAGTTATTTGGAAAGCCTTTAAGATTTATTACAAGGTTTATCCCTTATTCTGTTTTATTGCTGGTAATTTTTCTCACTATTATTGCCGTTCACCCGTATAAAACAAAGGATATTTTTTCAGAAAAAAAGGTATATAACATCGTTGTCTGCCTTGATGTCAGTAATTCCATGAAAGAGAAAAACAAACTTGAGATTGCAAAAAAAGTTTTAAGGGATTTTGTGCTAAAAAGGGATAGTGAGGATAGAATTGGAATTGTGGTTTTTGATAATATTCCTTTCAGGCTTGTGTCTCTAACCACAGACAGAAAAAAAATCCTAAAGCTGATACCCTCTATACATCCTGCTATGGTAGATAAAGGGGGCACATCTATGTATGACGCTCTCATAGAATGTCTGGATATTTTTAAACCTCAATGGAAAAATAAGATTGTTATACTCCTGTCTGATGGTGGAGATATAGATAGTAAACATACCCTTGATGATGTGATTAGATACAACAAAGTAGTAAAAGCCAAGATTTATACCATTGGAATAAGTAGTGGAATTCATTCCTATGCACTTGAAAGGCTGTCTGCATCCTCTGGAGGAAAAGCATTTTTTATAACAACAGAGTATAAAACAGCTTTAGAAAATATCTTTAATATTATTAATCATCTGGAACCTTCTGTGATAAAGGAAACCAGTTATAAAATAGAGGAGCCTGTAGATTTTTATATAAAGATTGCTGCATTGCTTGTAGGATTTTTTATACTAACAAAAATAACATATAGAGCTGTAAAGGATGAAAAAAATACTGATTAGCCTGTTTTTGTTTGGTTTTGTATATGGATTTGAAATTGATTATGGATTTTTGAAATTAAAAGTTGTTCAACTTTATCCTGCAAAAGAGTATTTTTATGAGAAAGAGCCTGTTTTTGTAAGGTTTGATATTTATGTAATAGAAAATAAAACAGCTTTGAAAAAGGAAGTCCTGCTTAGTTATCTAAAAATAAAGCCGGTGGAGCCTTTAATCATAAAATACCAGCAGAAATATTCAATACATCCTGATGAAAAAAAGCTCATAATAAAAAATCTTCTATACCTTAAAAAAGGAAGCACGAACTTTCCTTTTGAACTTAGATTTGATGTAAATCAGATGAAGGGACTTTTGGAGGAAAATTTTCTAAAAAAACTATCCCAGAGCTATAAGTTAGAAAGCCCTACTAACTATACAATAAAACAATCCCCTTACCATTTTGTAGGAAATTTTGATATTAACTCCAGATTGATAGATGAAAATGGAGTGGCAACTTTTTTGATAGAAATAACAGGCAAAGGCTTTCCAGCCGTCCCAGATTACACCCTTTCAGTCAAAAACGGTTCTGCAAAAAAAATATCAACAGATATTCAAAACAATATGGGATATATAACAGCTGTGCAGAAGTTCAAAATAGTTTATATGGATGGTCTGAAGATTTTACCTGTAAAATTTAAGTATTTTGACCCATTTCAAGAAAAAATTATCACCAAAAAAACCATTCCTATTGAGCTTAACAAAAACACACAACCACAAAAAATTCCTTTTGAAAAACTATCTCAGGAAGAAAAAAATAAAATCTATCTGGAGACATTTAGAGAGCTATACCCTGAATATTTTGAAAAAAAGAATATGTTCAAAGATATTTTAAAAACAGTTAATAGATACAGAGAGGTTATTATTTTATTTTTACTGTTTTCAGCTGTTATATTCGTTTTATTTATCAGAAAAATTGCTATAAGCCAGATAGACCCTCAGATTTTACAGATTTTGACACTACCTGAAAATGATTTAAAAACAGTTAAGAAACTTTATAAATATATATCTCACCAGCAGGAGTTATTTAAGGATTATCTGAATGTAGCTGACGAATTACTTTATAACAGCAAAATAGAACAGAAAAACAACAAAATAATTAAAGTTATAACCTCAGCAGGAGAAATATACCCTAAAGAAATAAAAAAAACCATCCAGAATTTAAAATTCCAACTAATAAATATAAAGGCACAGACCCTTTCCAAAAAAGTTAATAGAATTATAAAAATCTGGATTTTTATTGAAAAACATAGAGCTTTTTTGATTTCAGCAGGTTTTACTTTGTTTATTACAGCAGTTATCCAGTTTTTTATAAAGCTCTACCCTCAACAAAAGTTTTATTTGAGTACTTTAAACATAGTGATTTTAATTGTAGGTATCTTTATTTATCTTTTGATGAAACAGGTAATTATAAAGGTGGACAATGATAGAGTTTAAATATCCTCAGTTTTTACCAATAGGCATTATGCTAATACTGTGGACTATACTGGTCTGGAAAAAAACAGGGAAAAATTTAAAAGAGTTTATCTTTTATACTGTTATTACATTTCTTCTAATGCTTATGCTGGCAAGCCCTTATCTAAAAAGGGGAATAGAGAAAATATACAAAATTGATACAGAAATTATTTTACTAATAGACCATTCTTTGTCTATGGGAGCCGATGATATAAAACCTACACGTTTAGAAATGGCTAAAAATAAAGCTGTTTATTTACTTGAGAAGATTAAGAAGGAAAAAGCTGGAATTATTACGTTTTCTGATGATGTGGAAATCCTATCGTATCCTGAATTCGTAAATGAAAAGCTGGTAAAAGAAGTGAAATCTCTAAGTCTAAAACCTGAAGGCAGCACAGATATTCTAAAGGCTATAAGTATTGCAAACTCTTTATTCTCAGCTAAGGGTAAAATCATAGTTCTGCTGTCTGATGGTGGAGATGAAAATCTATATAAAGTGAAAAAGCTTCTTGAGAAATCAGGGGCAAAACTTGTTTTCTGGGCTATAGCAACAGAAAAAGGTGGAAAAGTTCCAAAATACAATGTGATTTCTAAAATAAATAAACAATTAATAGATATTGCCTATAAAACAGGAGGAATATTTCAAAAGGTTTCCTATGATAACTCAGATGTGGAAAATATATATAGATTTATTTTCCAAATATCATCCCAGAACATAGAGTTTGCTTTTAATCTACCTAAAGGTGTTGATTTATCACCATTTATAGCAGTTTTTATCCTTGTACTGATATTTCTGAAATTTGCTTTGAACAGGATAATTACAATTTTTGCAGGGATTTTACTCTTTTTTAATCTATCTTATGCAGGGGAGATAAAAGGCTAC
This genomic window from Persephonella sp. IF05-L8 contains:
- a CDS encoding CoA-binding protein yields the protein MPVIENPEDIKKILETQKKVAVVGISADPSRPSYYVSEALQRYGFKLFFVNPKYAGQEILGEKVYKSLSDIPEEIDIVDVFRRPVDVPPVAEEAMKKGFKTFWLQPGTVNPEVVKELSEKGYNVIVDKCMKVEAIKHLEG
- a CDS encoding VWA domain-containing protein gives rise to the protein MIEFKYPQFLPIGIMLILWTILVWKKTGKNLKEFIFYTVITFLLMLMLASPYLKRGIEKIYKIDTEIILLIDHSLSMGADDIKPTRLEMAKNKAVYLLEKIKKEKAGIITFSDDVEILSYPEFVNEKLVKEVKSLSLKPEGSTDILKAISIANSLFSAKGKIIVLLSDGGDENLYKVKKLLEKSGAKLVFWAIATEKGGKVPKYNVISKINKQLIDIAYKTGGIFQKVSYDNSDVENIYRFIFQISSQNIEFAFNLPKGVDLSPFIAVFILVLIFLKFALNRIITIFAGILLFFNLSYAGEIKGYIYYLTGNYQKAGIEFSEEKDIKNRYNAALSFFKAGMYDRALNILNSIKTEDISVYKKVRYLTALSYIGKNDFEKAYTVAKELIQIFPSDKRIEKLYNFTKMVVNFGKKPEKKITIVKVKEKSQQKNKIAPKNVQRLNPW
- a CDS encoding VWA domain-containing protein, with protein sequence MPEIKYLYFAVLGIATFLCVVICSIFFKSSKVVQFPHIELFGKPLRFITRFIPYSVLLLVIFLTIIAVHPYKTKDIFSEKKVYNIVVCLDVSNSMKEKNKLEIAKKVLRDFVLKRDSEDRIGIVVFDNIPFRLVSLTTDRKKILKLIPSIHPAMVDKGGTSMYDALIECLDIFKPQWKNKIVILLSDGGDIDSKHTLDDVIRYNKVVKAKIYTIGISSGIHSYALERLSASSGGKAFFITTEYKTALENIFNIINHLEPSVIKETSYKIEEPVDFYIKIAALLVGFFILTKITYRAVKDEKNTD